Proteins encoded in a region of the Trypanosoma brucei gambiense DAL972 chromosome 11, complete sequence genome:
- a CDS encoding eukaryotic translation initiation factor 5a,putative — MSDDEGQFAEGGAQVGSLTYPMQAGALKKGGYICINGRPCKVIDLSVSKTGKHGHAKVSIVALDIFTGNKMEDQAPSTHNVEVPFVKTATYSVLDIQEDREDPSKPAHLSLMDDEGETRDNLDMPPNAELAGQIKEQFDAGKDVLVVVVSAMGIDQILSFKNAAER, encoded by the coding sequence ATGTCTGACGATGAGGGACAGTTTGCCGAAGGCGGAGCGCAGGTGGGCTCTCTGACGTATCCGATGCAGGCAGGCGCTCTGAAAAAGGGCGGCTACATTTGCATTAATGGACGTCCGTGCAAGGTAATCGATCTTTCAGTCTCAAAAACTGGAAAACACGGTCATGCAAAGGTGAGCATCGTTGCTCTTGACATTTTCACCGGAAACAAGATGGAAGATCAGGCCCCCTCAACTCACAACGTTGAGGTGCCCTTCGTGAAAACTGCAACGTACAGCGTACTGGACATTCAGGAAGATCGTGAAGACCCCAGCAAGCCAGCCCACCTTTCGCTCATGGACGATGAGGGTGAGACTCGGGATAACCTGGACATGCCTCCCAACGCGGAACTCGCAGGGCAAATCAAGGAACAGTTTGATGCAGGAAAGGACGTTTTggtcgttgttgtttctgctaTGGGAATTGACCAGATTCTCAGTTTCAAGAATGCAGCCGAGCGATAA
- a CDS encoding DNA repair protein, putative, whose amino-acid sequence MTSKHSAVLTITEKGDWRTAKNGEKVWRYMVQTAPTMRARCRKCSQPILKGDLKWGTPIRHSHGAYGWITAWHHVGCTRIAERKGFSDIVHGIDLLPPEKRAQVVAEVTSDSMPEHLLPLNPDDLVKKPLLPETEAPAELLRPLLRYQKEGLGWMVSQELSQVKGGILADEMGMGKTIQMISLFLARRLVGPTLVVCPVSSMLQWESEVKDHVVSGSLSVVVVSRTKNVRRDDIQNADVVLTTYPMLEQSWRELVNKKRVPCPYCQQLYLPRQLVVHNRYFCGPHAKKTSKQAKREKRQGGTGSSPTRKVQAKETIMKGLRTLRVDVDDNAEEGEDSVFEEGPRGIVGPMGLYRELMVEAGRKVRSRWDPAYVGSDSSGDTNNSTTESSTSSERDDSEEVLSKEEVADDKLSSFRCLHCGFQLLRYPFCPKIGQCHVLSDYMKQIIETDDGSDGVDLSQSVFHSVTWSRIVLDEAHRIKGSNTSTSRAAFALVGEHRWCLTGTPLQNRVGDVYSLVRFLRLAPYARYYCGTEGCSCSSFSHPFSGNDLRHCIFCGHGPVQHYAYFNRHILNPIIRYGYVGDGRRGMMMLSNEILQKCMLRRTKAERASDLHLPPMTVETFQVKLTDEERSFYESLYKKSTAAFDTFVEKGTVLHNYAHIFQLLSRLRQALDHPLIVINSMNVGGSSCSKGVCGICTESCEENSVQVDPCKHTFHRICLSQFVESQPLKEYNCPVCYVAINIDLRSLHSGWDEDGAQPVLPPELVHSDNESDENNVEEESKGRKLDDSAEGKSARARSVKKRGILSRIDSSRPLRGTKLDAITEYICSIPEEEKVIVFSQFGDTLDLIQLWLQKVKVKTVKLVGSLMLSQRQAVLRAFLHDKSVRAILISLKAGGEGLNLQIANHVVLVDPWWNPAVEMQAAQRAHRIGQTRPVRVVRFVTERSVEERMLELQEKKMLVIEGTIDGKVSSLQSLSEDDLQFLFTR is encoded by the coding sequence ATGACAAGCAAACATAGTGCTGTATTAACTATAACCGAAAAGGGTGATTGGAGAACTGCGAAAAATGGCGAGAAGGTATGGCGGTATATGGTGCAAACGGCACCGACGATGAGAGCTCGCTGCAGAAAATGTTCACAACCTATTTTAAAAGGTGACCTGAAATGGGGAACTCCTATACGTCATTCCCATGGAGCGTATGGGTGGATTACCGCCTGGCATCATGTGGGGTGTACGAGAATTGCTGAACGTAAGGGCTTTAGTGACATAGTACATGGAATAGACTTACTTCCACCTGAGAAACGGGCGCAGGTCGTTGCGGAGGTGACATCCGACTCGATGCCTGAGCATTTACTACCTTTGAATCCTGACGATTTAGTAAAAAAACCTCTTCTTCCCGAAACTGAAGCACCAGCTGAGTTGCTAAGACCACTTCTTCGTTATCAAAAGGAGGGTCTTGGCTGGATGGTGTCACAGGAGTTGTCTCAAGTTAAGGGGGGAATATTGGCTGATGAAATGGGTATGGGTAAAACAATCCAGATGATCAGTCTTTTTCTCGCCCGTCGCCTCGTGGGACCTACACTGGTTGTTTGCCCGGTTAGTTCAATGCTCCAGTGGGAATCTGAGGTGAAAGACCATGTGGTGTCCGGTTCCCTTTCGGTGGTAGTGGTGAGCCGTACCAAAAATGTGAGAAGGGATGATATTCAAAATGCTGATGTGGTTTTGACTACGTATCCGATGCTCGAACAGTCTTGGAGGGAGCTagtcaataaaaaaagagttccATGCCCTTACTGTCAACAGCTTTATTTGCCGCGGCAGCTTGTTGTGCACAATCGGTATTTTTGCGGGCCTCATGCAAAGAAAACTTCTAAACAGGCGAAGCGTGAAAAACGACAAGGTGGCACTGGTTCTTCTCCCACTCGAAAAGttcaagcaaaagaaacgaTTATGAAGGGGCTTCGTACGTTGCGTGTCGATGTTGACGATAACGcagaggaaggggaggatTCTGTGTTCGAGGAAGGACCAAGGGGTATTGTTGGACCAATGGGCTTGTATCGTGAGCTCATGGTTGAGGCCGGGCGCAAAGTTAGGAGCCGTTGGGACCCCGCGTACGTGGGAAGTGACAGCAGTGGGGACACCAACAATTCTACCACAGAAAGTTCCACCTCATCGGAACGGGATGACTCAGAGGAGGTATTGTCGAAAGAGGAGGTGGCCGATGACAAGCTTAGCTCGTTCCGGTGCTTGCACTGCGGGTTTCAGTTGCTACGATACCCATTTTGCCCTAAGATAGGGCAATGTCACGTTCTCTCTGATTATATGAAACAAATAATTGAGACTGACGACGGTAGTGACGGCGTTGACCTATCTCAATCAGTTTTCCACTCAGTAACCTGGAGTCGGATTGTTCTGGACGAAGCTCATCGAATAAAAGGTAGCAACACAAGTACGTCAAGGGCTGCCTTTGCCTTGGTAGGTGAGCACAGGTGGTGCCTCACGGGAACCCCTCTACAAAATCGTGTAGGGGATGTGTACAGCCTTGTTCGTTTTCTACGGTTGGCGCCTTATGCAAGGTATTATTGTGGAACTGAGGGGTGCTCCTGCTCGTCCTTTTCTCATCCATTTTCTGGAAATGATTTACGACACTGCATATTTTGTGGTCATGGACCGGTCCAACATTATGCTTATTTTAATCGCCATATTTTAAATCCTATAATACGTTATGGTTACGTTGGCGACGGCAGGCGGGGAATGATGATGCTCTCTAATGAAATCCTCCAGAAGTGTATGCTGAGGAGGACGAAGGCCGAAAGAGCAAGCGACTTGCACTTGCCGCCAATGACCGTGGAAACATTCCAAGTAAAGCTGACCGATGAGGAGAGAAGCTTCTATGAGTCGTTGTACAAAAAAAGCACTGCCGCTTTTGATACCTTTGTTGAGAAAGGAACGGTGCTTCATAACTATGCCCACATCTTTCAACTTTTGAGTCGTTTGAGGCAGGCTTTGGATCACCCACTGATTGTCATTAATTCTATGAATGTCGGTGGCTCGTCGTGCTCGAAGGGGGTGTGTGGAATTTGCACTGAGAGTTGTGAAGAGAACTCAGTACAGGTTGACCCTTGTAAGCATACCTTCCACCGGATTTGTCTTTCGCAATTTGTCGAAAGCCAACCTTTGAAGGAATATAATTGCCCTGTGTGTTATGTGGCTATCAACATCGACCTGCGGAGTCTACACTCAGGGTGGGACGAAGACGGTGCCCAACCTGTTCTTCCTCCAGAGTTAGTTCACTCAGACAACGAAAGCGATGAAAACAACGTTGAGGAGGAAAGTAAAGGGAGGAAACTGGATGATTCTGCGGAGGGGAAATCCGCTCGAGCGAGATCGGTCAAGAAACGAGGCATACTCTCCCGGATTGATTCATCAAGACCTCTTCGAGGGACGAAACTGGATGCCATAACAGAATACATTTGCAGCATTccagaggaggaaaaggtaaTTGTGTTTTCTCAATTTGGGGATACTCTGGACCTCATTCAGTTGTGGTTACAGAAGGTGAAAGTAAAGACGGTGAAACTTGTGGGGTCGCTCATGTTATCGCAGCGGCAAGCGGTTCTCAGGGCTTTCTTGCATGATAAGAGCGTTCGAGCCATTCTTATTTCTCTCAAGGCCGGTGGGGAGGGTTTAAATTTACAAATTGCTAACCATGTTGTACTTGTTGATCCTTGGTGGAATCCCGCGGTTGAAATGCAGGCGGCGCAGCGAGCCCATCGTATTGGGCAGACGCGACCCGTTCGCGTGGTCCGTTTTGTCACTGAACGTTCTGTAGAGGAGCGCATGTTGGAGTtacaagaaaagaagatgctgGTTATTGAGGGGACTATCGATGGTAAGGTAAGTTCGCTGCAGAGTCTTAGCGAGGATGATCTTCAGTTTCTGTTCACGAGGTAG
- a CDS encoding protein phosphatase 2C, putative, translating into MGVSLPKPVMTHLRERCGNDIFRCGSSCVNGYRESMEDAHLVYLQPSWGFFGVFDGHVNDNCSQFLEGAWRSALEKENMPMSDDRMKELTLAIDKEWMDKACDGGSTGTFFVGMKENNTVHLQVGNVGDSRVLVCVDGKARAMTEDHKPNNADERRRIEECGGRVESNRVDGSLAVSRAFGDRDYKANPSGGQLSQKVIALPDVTHVDVTWDSKDFAVLCCDGVFEGQFSNEEVVDFIKEQMEQTDDLGLIAGRVCEEAVNRGSRDNVSCVIVQFKSGKDYATAEHLEVVPGPFSIPRNGTFRKVYSLMAEKGGMTTQEVLEKRYDYLASLEDKTAHMEEWKGFKDGPPANLEGKERTEWFSELFEQYAAETPSDPRSDNMERIQMLQQQIGIPLPMLLSIMSGQSEE; encoded by the coding sequence ATGGGTGTTTCGCTACCAAAGCCTGTCATGACGCACCTGCGGGAGCGCTGCGGGAATGACATATTTCGTTGCGGCTCTAGTTGCGTTAACGGATACCGAGAAAGTATGGAAGATGCACATCTCGTCTACCTTCAACCTTCATGGGGGTTCTTCGGTGTTTTCGACGGTCATGTTAACGATAATTGTTCACAATTTTTGGAAGGTGCTTGGAGGTCTGCCCTtgagaaggaaaacatgcCCATGTCGGATGACCGCATGAAGGAGCTTACTCTCGCCATTGACAAAGAATGGATGGACAAGGCCTGTGATGGTGGGAGTACGGGTACTTTTTTCGTTGgcatgaaagaaaacaacaccgTTCATCTGCAGGTGGGGAACGTGGGTGACTCGCGTGTTTTGGTTTGCGTTGACGGTAAAGCCAGGGCTATGACGGAGGATCACAAGCCGAACAACGCAGATGAAAGACGCCGAATTGAGGAGTGCGGTGGTCGTGTGGAAAGCAACCGCGTGGATGGAAGTCTAGCTGTAAGTCGGGCCTTCGGAGATCGGGACTATAAGGCAAATCCAAGTGGTGGCCAGCTTTCGCAGAAGGTCATCGCTCTCCCAGATGTGACTCATGTGGACGTGACTTGGGATAGCAAAGACTTCGCCGTACTATGTTGTGATGGTGTTTTTGAAGGTCAATTTTCCAATGAGGAGGTTGTGGACTTTATTAAGGAACAGATGGAACAAACGGATGACCTCGGCCTCATAGCCGGAAGGGTCTGCGAAGAGGCTGTCAATCGCGGTAGTCGCGACAATGTGTCCTGTGTCATCGTCCAGTTTAAGAGCGGCAAAGATTATGCAACGGCCGAGCACCTGGAGGTAGTTCCCGGACCGTTTTCCATCCCCCGCAACGGTACTTTCCGCAAGGTGTACAGTCTCATGGCGGAGAAGGGGGGCATGACAACGCAAGAGGTGCTAGAAAAGCGTTACGACTATCTGGCATCCCTGGAGGATAAGACAGCGCATATGGAAGAGTGGAAGGGCTTCAAGGATGGTCCACCGGCGAACCtggagggaaaggagcgCACGGAATGGTTTTCTGAGCTCTTCGAGCAGTACGCAGCGGAAACTCCGTCAGACCCCAGGTCGGACAACATGGAGCGCATCCAaatgctgcagcagcagataGGCATTCCGTTGCCCATGTTGCTTTCCATTATGTCGGGGCAGTCGGAAGAATGA
- a CDS encoding T. brucei spp.-specific protein — translation MKMAPVGKSSNRYWRYAEANNKMISFIYTGVASCLTTRSTRGCSSSNLINSRKCDSTYLCGQGQCACMLAVCHTWSSRYARLYVFRQRSTLYMYVSRKGASIYIYIYIYIYAYIYHLFTFKED, via the coding sequence ATGAAAATGGCACCCGTCGGGAAGTCGTCTAATCGCTATTGGAGGTATGCAGAGGCAAACAACAAGATGATTTCGTTTATATACACAGGTGTTGCTAGTTGTTTGACCACACGAAGTACCCGGGGGTGTAGCAGCTCCAACTTAATCAACAGCCGAAAATGTGACTCGACATATTTGTGCGGCCAAGGCCAGTGTGCTTGTATGCTTGCCGTCTGCCATACTTGGTCGTCTCGGTATGCCCGGTTGTATGTATTTAGGCAAAGGTCAActttatatatgtacgtTTCTCGTAAGGGCgcctctatatatatatatatatatatatacatatacgcatatatatatcatttgtttacttttaaaGAGGATTAA
- a CDS encoding protein kinase, putative: MPLNSSHRERVSVGGLTPCIKKATVTAPETAFTSHGGGHRVLDVAASGSEGLHPDSGEGQRLHPMSDFGSLYKVRRQLGSGGYSVVFEVVDCITHERKAAKFVVGKVERRAARARLTGPLELRLHGDGRNGDRRKVSSIGGLEKARSANSRPTVSDSLVKEVAMGLMAQHANLVHTSDVFVHDTEDLRRRLREYAPQLSLETVRRSEGAGPYDVARGAACGESPSKSWQPHRLRQRSGGSGSDTTASVRGGDAPILHECNTSSADQITQGVETAKRYLQESRVQCILVMELLTGNDLFTLVSRGPLNERMAASYMFDLFLALRYLHNRNIVHRDVKVENMALDSENRVRLIDYGFCEVLRRSGDANPNGVEGKNPEGLLTQFCGSHHYVAPEVITSAWLTRHGSKNSETTTHSGVSLPPIAQLSATGAPPPKESVEGCVVGRQNVGSAGALRTHLTRRGVGYGLSADIWSAGIVMFVLLHSAFPYHDERRSRLLKMIVSNKRSLGSASRLSSDARDLLRKLLTHDASRRPPVNEVLEHCWFRKQLGEKVGGKLSLVA, from the coding sequence ATGCCCTTGAATTCATCTCACCGCGAGCGTGTTTCTGTCGGCGGCTTAACTCCATGTATCAAAAAAGCAACTGTCACGGCGCCTGAAACGGCCTTTACGAGCCACGGCGGAGGTCATCGGGTGCTGGATGTTGCGGCGTCGGGGAGTGAAGGATTGCACCCCGACTCTGGGGAGGGGCAGCGCCTGCATCCAATGAGTGATTTTGGGAGTCTTTACAAAGTGCGCAGACAACTTGGCAGTGGAGGATACAGCGTTGTATTTGAGGTTGTCGATTGCATTACTCACGAGCGAAAGGCAGCAAAATTTGTCGTTGGAAAGGTGGAGCGCCGGGCTGCGCGTGCCCGTCTTACTGGCCCACTGGAGTTGAGGCTGCACGGTGATGGGAGAAACGGTGATAGACGGAAGGTAAGTAGTATCGGCGGGTTGGAGAAGGCACGGAGTGCCAACAGCCGGCCGACGGTCTCAGACTCGCTTGTCAAGGAGGTGGCGATGGGGTTAATGGCGCAACACGCAAACCTTGTGCACACCAGTGACGTGTTTGTACACGACACGGAGGATCTTCGACGTCGCCTGCGGGAATATGCTCCACAGTTATCACTGGAAACGGTGCGGCGATCTGAGGGCGCTGGTCCGTATGACGTCGCACGGGGTGCTGCTTGCGGTGAATCACCGTCGAAATCGTGGCAACCTCACAGATTGCGCCAGCGGAGTGGTGGTAGTGGGAGCGATACCACTGCTTCGGTAAGAGGCGGGGATGCGCCAATTTTGCATGAGTGCAACACATCTTCGGCCGACCAGATCACACAAGGAGTGGAAACGGCTAAACGCTACCTGCAGGAAAGTCGGGTTCAATGCATACTAGTGATGGAGTTGTTGACCGGAAATGATCTGTTTACACTGGTGTCCCGCGGTCCGCTGAACGAAAGAATGGCTGCATCGTACATGTTTGACCTCTTTCTTGCCCTCCGGTATCTGCATAATCGTAACATTGTTCACCGTGATGTCAAGGTCGAGAACATGGCGCTTGACAGTGAGAACAGGGTTCGACTTATTGACTACGGTTTCTGTGAAGTATTACGGAGGTCAGGGGATGCCAACCCGAATGGTGTTGAGGGTAAGAACCCTGAGGGTTTGCTCACACAGTTTTGTGGTTCACACCATTATGTAGCTCCAGAAGTTATCACTAGTGCGTGGCTCACCCGACACGGATCGAAGAATAGCGAAACAACCACTCACTCGGGTGTGAGCCTGCCGCCCATTGCACAACTATCTGCTACCGGAGCCCCGCCTCCGAAAGAGAGCGTGGAGGGTTGTGTCGTTGGCCGGCAGAATGTGGGATCTGCTGGGGCCCTTCGTACGCACCTAACCCGAAGGGGTGTAGGGTATGGCCTCTCTGCCGACATTTGGTCTGCGGGTATTGTAATGTTCGTGTTGCTGCACTCAGCATTCCCATACCATGACGAGCGCCGCAGTAGGCTCCTTAAAATGATCGTATCCAACAAACGGTCATTGGGGAGCGCGTCGCGTTTAAGCAGTGATGCAAGGGATCTACTGCGAAAGTTGCTCACTCACGATGCCAGTCGGCGTCCGCCGGTAAATGAGGTATTGGAACACTGTTGGTTTAGAAAACAATTAGGAGAAAAGGTGGGAGGGAAACTATCGCTCGTGGCGTAA
- a CDS encoding T. brucei spp.-specific protein, giving the protein MELAGDTLLTSLSVSFLFCIPHRDFFCFFFCSTVPTRFTCLPDLVHDLFADAACAIVCTYFHMLLCLKFGVLFFSIISFFFLVVVAFFFFFSCVVSTGWGPYAPVLVELSDIRYLVWKGEGNTCPAVPAF; this is encoded by the coding sequence ATGGAGCTAGCGGGTGATACTCTACTGACTTCGTTATCTgtctcttttctgttttgcattCCGCACAGggattttttctgttttttcttctgttctaCCGTCCCCACGCGTTTTACGTGTTTACCCGACCTCGTGCACGACCTTTTTGCTGACGCTGCGTGTGCAATTGTATGTACGTATTTTCATATGCTGCTTTGTTTGAAGTTcggtgttctttttttttctattatttcttttttttttttggtggtggtggctttttttttctttttctcgtgCGTGGTTTCCACCGGTTGGGGTCCATATGCCCCAGTTTTGGTGGAACTATCGGATATACGTTACTTAGTTTGGAAGGGGGAGGGCAATACATGTCCCGCAGTGCCCGCCTTTTAA